Proteins encoded in a region of the Mercenaria mercenaria strain notata chromosome 1, MADL_Memer_1, whole genome shotgun sequence genome:
- the LOC123545800 gene encoding uncharacterized protein LOC123545800 isoform X1, producing MSEKKTSAEQSTKEPQPSVEQSNEKPPKEDQFSEEQNSEEVAKWKAEFETLADVDGLITSDDLERCLQRQNKNPTQRDMQALLSSIDKNGDEKIGWEEFVKFQQEASKMTFYSSDIQLDLEKALEAFDDNNDGTISKDELKKILVDYDDETLDEVIKEADTNSDGQLSIKELAAHLTKTVG from the exons ATG TCAGAGAAAAAGACAAGTGCGGAACAGTCCACCAAGGAACCACAGCCGAGTGTGGAACAGTCAAATGAGAAGCCGCCAAAAGAGGATCAATTTTCGGAAGAACAAAACTCAGAGGAAGTAGCAA AATGGAAGGCCGAATTTGAAACTTTGGCTGATGTGGATGGATTAATCACCAGTGACGATCTAGAAAG ATGCCTTCAGAGACAAAATAAGAACCCAACACAGCGTGATATGCAAGCTTTGCTGTCGAGTATTGATAAAAATG GTGATGAAAAGATTGGCTGGGAAGAATTCGTAAAGTTCCAACAAGAAGCATCTAAGATGACGTTTTACAGCTCTGACATTCAACTGGACCTTGAAAAGGCGTTAGAAGCatttgatgataataatgatgggACCATTAGCAAAGATGAACTGAAAAAGATTCTTGTGGATTATGATGACGAAACACTTGATGAAGTCATAAAAGAAGCTGATACTAACAGTGATGGTCAGCTGTCTATTAAAG aactTGCTGCACATTTGACAAAAACAGTGGGTTGA
- the LOC123545800 gene encoding uncharacterized protein LOC123545800 isoform X2, with translation MSEKKTSAEQSTKEPQPSVEQSNEKPPKEDQFSEEQNSEEVAKWKAEFETLADVDGLITSDDLERCLQRQNKNPTQRDMQALLSSIDKNGDEKIGWEEFVKFQQEASKMTFYSSDIQLDLEKALEAFDDNNDGTISKDELKKILVDYDDETLDEVIKEADTNSDGQLSIKAFYRHGC, from the exons ATG TCAGAGAAAAAGACAAGTGCGGAACAGTCCACCAAGGAACCACAGCCGAGTGTGGAACAGTCAAATGAGAAGCCGCCAAAAGAGGATCAATTTTCGGAAGAACAAAACTCAGAGGAAGTAGCAA AATGGAAGGCCGAATTTGAAACTTTGGCTGATGTGGATGGATTAATCACCAGTGACGATCTAGAAAG ATGCCTTCAGAGACAAAATAAGAACCCAACACAGCGTGATATGCAAGCTTTGCTGTCGAGTATTGATAAAAATG GTGATGAAAAGATTGGCTGGGAAGAATTCGTAAAGTTCCAACAAGAAGCATCTAAGATGACGTTTTACAGCTCTGACATTCAACTGGACCTTGAAAAGGCGTTAGAAGCatttgatgataataatgatgggACCATTAGCAAAGATGAACTGAAAAAGATTCTTGTGGATTATGATGACGAAACACTTGATGAAGTCATAAAAGAAGCTGATACTAACAGTGATGGTCAGCTGTCTATTAAAG CATTTTACAGACACGGCTGCTAA